From Rhodanobacteraceae bacterium, the proteins below share one genomic window:
- a CDS encoding Isocitrate dehydrogenase [NAD]: MEKTIAVIRGDGIGPEIMTATLKVLDALECGLDYEFVEAGMAALEKHGELLPQATLDAIARHGVALKGPLTTPIGKGFSSLNVALRKHFDLYANVRPAISFPGTKARYENIDIITVRENTEGAYLSEGQTLSDDGETAQSIVRNTRTGATRIVRHAFELAVRKGRKKVTAVHKANIIKTASGLFLDVAREIAKEYPQVQFNEMIVDNTCMQLVMNPWQFDVIVTTNLFGDILSDLCAGLVGGLGLAPGANIGNGAAIFEAVHGSAPDIAGKNVADPCALLLAAAEMLDHLGMVEKGTRIRDAIRATLAAHDRVTPDLGGSGTTESFAEALVERVRC, encoded by the coding sequence GTGGAAAAGACGATTGCGGTAATCCGTGGCGACGGCATCGGCCCGGAAATCATGACCGCCACCCTCAAGGTGCTGGACGCGCTGGAGTGCGGACTCGATTACGAGTTCGTCGAGGCCGGCATGGCCGCCCTGGAAAAGCACGGCGAGTTGTTGCCGCAAGCGACGCTGGATGCGATCGCGAGGCACGGCGTCGCGTTGAAGGGTCCGCTGACCACGCCGATCGGCAAGGGCTTCTCATCGTTGAACGTGGCGCTGCGCAAGCACTTCGACCTGTATGCCAACGTACGCCCGGCGATCAGTTTCCCCGGCACCAAGGCGCGCTACGAGAACATCGACATCATCACGGTGCGCGAGAACACCGAAGGCGCGTACCTTTCCGAAGGCCAGACGCTGTCCGACGACGGCGAAACCGCGCAATCGATCGTGCGCAACACGCGCACCGGCGCCACGCGCATCGTGCGCCACGCGTTCGAGCTCGCGGTGCGCAAGGGCCGCAAGAAAGTCACCGCGGTGCACAAGGCCAACATCATCAAGACCGCGTCGGGCCTGTTCCTCGACGTCGCGCGCGAGATTGCCAAGGAGTATCCGCAAGTCCAGTTCAACGAGATGATCGTCGACAACACCTGCATGCAGCTGGTGATGAACCCGTGGCAGTTCGACGTGATCGTCACCACCAACCTGTTCGGCGACATTTTGTCCGACCTGTGCGCAGGGCTGGTAGGCGGCCTGGGCCTCGCGCCCGGCGCCAACATCGGCAACGGCGCGGCGATCTTCGAAGCCGTGCACGGCTCCGCGCCCGACATCGCGGGCAAGAACGTGGCCGATCCCTGCGCACTGCTGCTGGCCGCGGCCGAAATGTTGGATCACCTCGGCATGGTCGAGAAAGGCACACGGATCCGCGACGCGATCCGCGCCACGCTGGCGGCGCACGACCGCGTGACACCGGATCTCGGCGGCAGCGGCACCACGGAATCGTTCGCCGAGGCGTTGGTGGAACGCGTGCGCTGCTGA
- a CDS encoding Peptidyl-prolyl cis-trans isomerase PpiB, producing MSLAYHAVFAPPMTCAMTVRHPPRPLFAAAFAACLFALAVFGAHAEAPPASASSSAAPAAPAHPQVEFKTSQGDFVIELFPDKAPKTVANFLQYVKQGFYDGTVFHRVIPGYLVQGGLYTRELRPKRTLPPIPDEANNGLSNLRGTVAAARGPDPDSATAQFFINVVDNPRLDYVGNQSGMTWGYAVFGKIVKGMDVVDKIDNLPTGPQGPFIGDVPRPLVVIESAKVIGEAAHPTEEPVSPVTGQAPASTPATKKKKAGPGH from the coding sequence ATGTCGCTCGCGTATCATGCCGTTTTCGCGCCGCCCATGACCTGCGCCATGACCGTCCGACATCCGCCTCGCCCCTTGTTCGCCGCCGCGTTCGCGGCTTGCCTGTTCGCGTTGGCCGTCTTCGGCGCGCACGCGGAGGCGCCGCCCGCTTCGGCGTCCTCGTCGGCGGCGCCGGCCGCGCCCGCGCATCCGCAAGTCGAGTTCAAGACCTCGCAAGGCGATTTTGTGATCGAGCTGTTCCCGGACAAGGCGCCCAAGACCGTCGCCAATTTCCTGCAGTACGTGAAGCAGGGTTTCTACGACGGCACCGTGTTCCATCGGGTGATTCCCGGCTACCTGGTCCAGGGCGGCCTGTACACGCGCGAGCTGCGGCCCAAGCGCACGCTGCCGCCGATCCCGGACGAAGCCAACAACGGGCTTTCGAACCTGCGTGGCACCGTCGCCGCGGCGCGCGGGCCCGATCCCGATTCCGCGACCGCGCAGTTCTTCATCAACGTCGTGGACAACCCACGCCTCGATTACGTTGGCAACCAGAGCGGCATGACCTGGGGCTACGCGGTGTTCGGCAAGATCGTCAAGGGCATGGACGTGGTCGACAAGATCGACAACCTGCCGACTGGCCCGCAAGGCCCGTTCATCGGCGACGTGCCGCGGCCGCTGGTGGTCATCGAAAGCGCCAAGGTGATCGGCGAAGCCGCGCACCCGACCGAGGAGCCGGTGTCGCCGGTCACGGGACAAGCGCCCGCTTCGACGCCGGCCACGAAAAAGAAGAAAGCGGGTCCGGGGCATTGA
- a CDS encoding Hydroxymethylpyrimidine phosphate kinase ThiD — protein MKRRGSGTRDQGPEKHSWATGPRSLAPGPAVCLTIAGSDSGGGAGIQADLKTFAALGVHGTSAITALTAQNTQGVATVHAVPVKHLAAELDAVFDDFDIAAVKTGMLGDARTVRCVARELGHRRPRWLVVDPVMIATSGARLLDKNAVRVLIDELIPLADVLTPNLPEAEALTGIAVRNARDGERVAAKLRAFGAQAVLLKGGHGRGRDVIDRWFDARGSFEVRNRRSPFDAHGTGCTLSAALAAELAKGRTPRTAARRAIAFVQRALQHAYTPGMTPLRVLAQRPR, from the coding sequence CAGAAAAGCACTCGTGGGCAACCGGTCCCCGGTCCCTGGCCCCCGGTCCCGCTGTTTGCCTCACCATCGCCGGCTCCGATTCCGGCGGCGGCGCGGGTATCCAGGCCGATCTGAAAACCTTCGCGGCGCTGGGCGTGCATGGCACCAGCGCGATCACGGCGTTGACCGCCCAGAACACGCAAGGCGTAGCGACGGTGCATGCCGTTCCGGTGAAACATCTTGCTGCTGAACTCGATGCGGTATTCGATGATTTCGACATCGCGGCGGTGAAGACCGGCATGCTGGGCGATGCGCGCACGGTGCGCTGCGTCGCGCGCGAACTGGGACACCGCAGGCCGCGCTGGCTGGTGGTCGATCCGGTGATGATCGCGACTTCCGGGGCGCGACTGCTCGACAAAAATGCGGTGCGCGTGTTGATCGATGAATTGATCCCGCTTGCCGACGTATTGACGCCCAACCTGCCGGAAGCCGAAGCCCTGACCGGCATCGCTGTCCGCAATGCACGCGATGGAGAACGTGTCGCAGCGAAACTGCGCGCGTTCGGCGCGCAAGCCGTGCTGCTGAAGGGCGGTCACGGGCGCGGACGCGACGTGATCGATCGCTGGTTCGATGCGCGCGGCAGTTTCGAAGTCCGCAACCGCAGATCGCCGTTCGACGCGCACGGTACCGGCTGCACGCTGTCGGCGGCGCTGGCCGCCGAACTGGCGAAAGGCCGGACGCCACGTACCGCCGCACGCCGCGCGATCGCCTTCGTGCAACGCGCGTTGCAGCATGCGTACACGCCAGGCATGACACCGCTCAGGGTCCTGGCGCAGCGCCCGCGCTAA
- a CDS encoding 4-carboxymuconolactone decarboxylase domain/alkylhydroperoxidase AhpD family core domain protein yields the protein MPRFTLKKHFASLQPLFALTKQLHESTLEPTLCNLVLMRASQINGCAYCLDMHSKDARAAGETEQRLYVLPAWRETPFYSARERAALAWCEALTQLPSHDQSVPDALYEEARAQFDEKELVDLTLLVTLINSWNRINIAARPEVGDYKPGMFG from the coding sequence ATGCCCCGTTTCACCCTCAAGAAACACTTCGCCAGCCTGCAGCCGCTGTTCGCGCTGACCAAGCAGCTTCACGAGAGCACGCTCGAACCGACGTTGTGCAACCTCGTTTTGATGCGCGCCTCGCAGATCAACGGCTGCGCCTACTGCCTCGACATGCACAGCAAGGACGCGCGCGCCGCCGGCGAAACCGAGCAACGCCTGTACGTGCTGCCGGCCTGGCGCGAAACGCCGTTCTACAGCGCGCGTGAACGTGCCGCGCTGGCGTGGTGCGAAGCCCTCACGCAACTGCCCTCGCACGATCAGTCCGTGCCGGATGCGTTGTACGAGGAAGCCCGCGCGCAATTCGACGAGAAGGAACTGGTCGACCTGACGCTGCTGGTGACGCTGATCAATAGCTGGAACCGGATCAACATCGCCGCGCGGCCTGAAGTCGGCGATTACAAGCCGGGGATGTTCGGGTGA
- a CDS encoding DNA repair protein RadA, which translates to MAKAKTAYVCSDCGAEYPKWQGQCEACGAWDTLSAFVVEPAKEAAHVGRRVGYAGAEAAKVQPLASVAGEVEQRHLVRIGELDRVLGGGLVEGSVVLVGGDPGIGKSTLLLQTLAALGERMPGLYVSGEESLAQIAARGHRLGLELGPLRALAETCVERILEHAQVEKPRVLVVDSIQTIWTETLPAAPGSVSQVRESAARLTRFAKQTGTSVFLVGHVTKEGGIAGPRVLEHMVDAVLYFEGETGSRFRVLRAFKNRFGAVNELGVFAMGDKGLREVPNPSAIFLSSQQGATPGSAVMVTREGTRPLLVEVQALVDQSNLGNPRRVALGLEQNRLAMLLAVLHRHGGAAVFDQDVFVNVVGGIRVQETAADLPVLLAVLSSFCDRALPEKTVAFGEVGLSGEVRPVPNGEERLKEAAHHGFRRAIVPQANAPKKSARISDLEIVGVERLREAIDAAGG; encoded by the coding sequence ATGGCCAAGGCAAAAACCGCCTACGTGTGTTCCGACTGCGGCGCGGAATATCCGAAGTGGCAGGGGCAGTGTGAAGCGTGCGGCGCGTGGGACACGCTGAGCGCCTTCGTCGTGGAACCGGCGAAGGAGGCCGCGCATGTGGGCCGGCGAGTCGGTTATGCCGGCGCGGAAGCGGCAAAGGTGCAGCCGCTGGCGAGTGTTGCGGGCGAAGTCGAGCAACGGCATCTGGTGCGGATCGGCGAACTCGATCGCGTGCTGGGCGGCGGCTTGGTGGAAGGCTCGGTGGTGCTGGTGGGCGGCGATCCCGGCATCGGCAAATCGACGTTGTTGTTGCAGACGCTGGCGGCGTTGGGCGAACGCATGCCCGGTTTGTACGTGAGCGGCGAAGAATCGCTGGCGCAGATCGCGGCACGCGGACATCGGCTTGGGCTGGAACTCGGCCCGTTGCGCGCACTGGCGGAAACCTGCGTCGAACGCATCCTGGAACATGCGCAAGTGGAAAAACCGCGCGTGCTGGTGGTCGATTCGATCCAGACCATCTGGACCGAAACGTTGCCGGCCGCACCCGGTTCGGTGTCGCAGGTGCGCGAATCGGCGGCGCGCCTGACGCGCTTCGCCAAGCAGACCGGCACCTCGGTGTTCCTGGTCGGCCACGTGACCAAGGAAGGCGGCATCGCCGGGCCACGCGTGCTGGAGCACATGGTCGACGCGGTGCTGTATTTCGAGGGCGAGACGGGTTCGCGCTTCCGCGTGCTGCGCGCGTTCAAGAACCGCTTCGGCGCGGTCAACGAACTCGGCGTGTTCGCGATGGGCGACAAGGGCCTGCGCGAAGTGCCGAACCCGTCCGCGATTTTCCTGTCATCGCAGCAGGGCGCGACTCCGGGCAGCGCAGTGATGGTGACGCGCGAAGGCACGCGCCCGCTCTTGGTCGAGGTACAGGCGCTGGTCGATCAGTCGAACCTCGGCAACCCGCGTCGCGTCGCGTTGGGGCTGGAACAGAATCGCCTCGCGATGCTGCTGGCGGTGTTGCATCGCCACGGTGGCGCGGCGGTGTTCGACCAGGACGTGTTCGTCAACGTGGTCGGCGGCATCCGGGTGCAGGAAACCGCGGCCGATCTGCCGGTGCTGCTGGCGGTGTTGTCGAGTTTCTGCGACCGCGCATTGCCGGAGAAAACCGTCGCGTTCGGAGAAGTGGGTTTGTCCGGCGAGGTGCGTCCCGTACCGAACGGCGAGGAACGCTTGAAGGAGGCCGCGCACCACGGCTTTCGTCGCGCGATCGTGCCGCAAGCGAATGCGCCAAAGAAATCCGCGCGCATCAGTGACCTGGAGATCGTTGGCGTGGAACGCCTGCGCGAAGCGATCGATGCGGCGGGTGGCTAG
- a CDS encoding Alanine racemase — translation MSRSATATIHLDALRANLARVRSLAGDAKVMAVVKADAYGHGLERCARALGDADAFGVASIADGLRLRAAGHRQRIVVLSGPDAASDLAEMRRLRLEAVIHHESQLAMLEAERSGDPLKVWLKLDTGMHRLGFAPERARELHARLRVLPAVDPAIVLMTHFASSDEFDDDQTARQTQCFLDATKDLPGERALSNSAGLLGWPNARGDWVRAGGLLYGLSVVEGKTGADFGFAPAMTLTTRLVAVNRVARGERVGYGATWECPEDMRVGIAAIGYGDGYPRSANSGTPVRVGDASAAVIGRVSMDLLTLDLRNAPDAKVGDAVMLWGPPLPVEIVAQHANTISYELTCGVTRRVLFAEDGA, via the coding sequence ATGAGCCGCTCAGCGACCGCCACGATCCATCTCGACGCGCTGCGCGCCAATCTGGCGCGCGTGCGTTCGCTGGCCGGCGACGCGAAAGTGATGGCGGTGGTGAAGGCCGACGCGTACGGCCACGGCCTCGAACGCTGTGCGCGTGCGCTCGGAGATGCCGACGCGTTCGGCGTCGCGTCGATCGCAGATGGCTTGCGCCTGCGCGCGGCGGGGCATCGTCAACGCATCGTGGTGTTGAGTGGCCCCGACGCCGCGAGCGATCTCGCCGAGATGCGCCGGCTGCGGCTCGAAGCTGTGATCCACCACGAATCGCAGCTCGCGATGCTGGAAGCCGAACGCAGCGGCGATCCGCTGAAGGTCTGGTTGAAACTCGATACCGGCATGCATCGGCTCGGGTTCGCACCGGAACGGGCGCGCGAATTGCATGCGCGCCTGCGTGTGCTGCCCGCGGTCGATCCCGCGATCGTGCTGATGACGCATTTCGCGTCGTCGGACGAATTCGACGACGACCAGACCGCGCGCCAGACGCAGTGTTTCCTCGATGCGACGAAGGACTTGCCGGGTGAACGCGCATTGTCGAATTCCGCCGGCTTGCTGGGTTGGCCGAACGCGCGCGGGGACTGGGTGCGCGCGGGCGGCTTGTTGTATGGCTTGTCCGTTGTGGAAGGCAAGACCGGCGCCGATTTCGGTTTCGCCCCTGCGATGACGCTGACCACACGCCTGGTCGCGGTCAACCGCGTCGCGCGCGGCGAGCGCGTCGGCTACGGCGCGACGTGGGAATGTCCGGAAGACATGCGCGTCGGCATCGCCGCGATCGGCTACGGCGACGGCTATCCGCGCAGCGCGAACTCCGGCACGCCGGTGCGCGTCGGCGATGCGTCCGCCGCGGTGATCGGCCGCGTGTCGATGGATTTGCTGACGCTGGATTTGCGCAACGCGCCGGATGCGAAGGTGGGCGACGCGGTCATGCTGTGGGGTCCGCCATTGCCGGTCGAAATCGTCGCGCAACACGCCAACACCATTTCCTACGAACTCACCTGCGGCGTTACACGCCGCGTGCTGTTTGCGGAGGACGGCGCCTGA
- a CDS encoding UDP-2,3-diacylglucosamine diphosphatase: MSPHTLFVSDLHLDDARPHIVEDFERFCAGEARDADALYVLGDLFEAYIGDDDDAPLNARIAAALHGVAAAGVPVHFMVGNRDFLLGEKYARRCGMDLLDDGTVVDLYGTPALILHGDVLCTDDAAYLAFRKQVRDPAWQAAFLARPLVERRAFAAQARDASRAHTSQADMAIMDVNQDAVERALRQAGVTRMIHGHTHRPAIHDLTLDGKPAQRIVLGDWYEQGSLLRVTRGNVELRGLLP; the protein is encoded by the coding sequence TTGAGTCCGCACACGCTTTTCGTCTCGGATTTGCACCTCGATGATGCGCGGCCGCACATCGTCGAAGATTTCGAGCGCTTCTGCGCGGGTGAAGCGCGCGATGCCGACGCGCTCTACGTGCTGGGAGATTTGTTCGAAGCTTATATCGGCGACGACGATGATGCGCCATTGAACGCGCGCATCGCCGCCGCCTTGCACGGCGTCGCCGCTGCCGGCGTGCCGGTGCACTTCATGGTGGGCAACCGCGATTTCCTGCTGGGCGAGAAGTACGCGCGCCGCTGCGGCATGGATCTGCTCGACGACGGCACGGTCGTCGATTTGTACGGCACGCCGGCCCTGATCCTGCACGGCGACGTGCTGTGCACCGACGACGCGGCCTACCTCGCGTTCCGCAAGCAGGTGCGCGATCCCGCGTGGCAGGCCGCGTTCCTCGCGCGTCCGCTGGTCGAGCGCCGCGCGTTCGCGGCGCAGGCGCGCGATGCCAGCCGCGCACACACGTCGCAAGCCGACATGGCGATCATGGACGTCAATCAGGACGCCGTGGAACGCGCGCTGCGCCAAGCCGGCGTCACGCGGATGATCCACGGCCACACCCATCGTCCGGCGATCCACGATTTGACGCTGGACGGCAAACCAGCGCAGCGCATCGTGCTGGGCGATTGGTACGAACAGGGCTCACTGTTGCGGGTCACGCGCGGCAACGTCGAATTGCGCGGACTCCTGCCCTAG
- a CDS encoding RNA polymerase ECF-type sigma factor produces the protein MNSDTDLFQQHRPRLFGLAYRMLGVPADAEDVLHDAWLRWQAQDVAMLDDPEAWLVTVTTRIALDRLRRAKTEREHYSGPWLPEPMSESVASPDAELESSETLTLSFLLLLERLSPDERAAFLLREVFDYSHAEAAAILGIEEDACRQRVHRAKTRLREGRPRFHVDAPAQRRLLQRFVEAMRQPSEATMRALFAEDAVHVADGGGLARATLHPLHGAERLARLYLQLARQARKVELRYELRMLNGAPALLCWRDRQLFYAMWIDCDGERITSIHTIRHPGKLARIEAVTKHEGGASLH, from the coding sequence GTGAACAGCGATACCGATCTGTTCCAGCAACACCGCCCGCGGCTGTTCGGCCTCGCCTACCGGATGCTGGGCGTGCCCGCCGACGCGGAAGACGTGCTGCACGACGCGTGGCTGCGTTGGCAGGCGCAAGACGTGGCGATGCTGGACGATCCCGAGGCGTGGCTGGTCACCGTGACCACGCGCATCGCGCTGGATCGCCTGCGGCGCGCCAAGACCGAGCGCGAACATTATTCCGGGCCGTGGCTGCCGGAGCCGATGAGTGAATCCGTCGCTTCACCCGACGCGGAACTGGAAAGCAGCGAAACGCTCACGCTGTCGTTCCTGCTGCTGCTCGAACGCTTGAGTCCCGACGAACGCGCGGCGTTCCTGCTGCGCGAAGTGTTCGACTACAGCCACGCCGAGGCGGCGGCGATCCTGGGCATCGAGGAAGATGCCTGCCGCCAGCGCGTGCATCGCGCGAAGACGCGGCTGCGCGAAGGCCGCCCGCGCTTCCACGTGGATGCGCCCGCGCAACGCCGCCTGCTGCAACGCTTCGTCGAAGCCATGCGCCAACCCAGCGAAGCCACCATGCGTGCGCTGTTCGCCGAGGACGCGGTGCACGTTGCCGACGGCGGCGGCCTGGCGCGCGCGACCTTGCATCCGCTGCACGGCGCCGAACGGCTGGCACGCCTGTACCTGCAGCTCGCGCGCCAGGCGCGGAAGGTTGAATTGCGCTACGAATTGCGCATGCTGAACGGCGCGCCCGCGCTGCTCTGCTGGCGCGACCGGCAGCTGTTCTACGCGATGTGGATCGATTGCGACGGCGAGCGGATCACCTCGATCCACACGATCCGTCACCCCGGCAAGCTGGCGCGGATCGAGGCAGTCACGAAACACGAGGGTGGCGCGTCCTTGCATTGA
- a CDS encoding Fe(2+)/alpha-ketoglutarate-dependent dioxygenase LpxO produces the protein MSALLILRLVLLGLIALFLLSALAVHFRSRVRLKLGRQLASHATVFAPYNLLMYAFSAVPAGAFPDRKRFTAVDALRDNWQAIRDEAAGLFDQGHIRDALKDDDASFASFLKVGWKRFYVKWYGEPLPSAQKLCPKTVELVNRISGVKAAMFALLPPGVTLNPHRDPFAGSLRYHLGLITPNSRDCHIFVDGQEYFWRDGEDVIFDETCVHWAENKTSKTRVIFFADLERPLRSRVMAWINHHVSNFMGAITASPNQVSEPTGAINRLFSALRQRRERSRGFKQRHRKLFKAMKFAGSVALLWILLLAPWPLLR, from the coding sequence ATGTCCGCGCTGCTGATCCTCCGCCTCGTCCTGCTGGGCCTGATCGCGCTGTTCCTGCTGAGCGCGCTGGCCGTGCATTTCCGCTCGCGCGTGCGCCTGAAACTCGGCCGCCAGCTGGCGAGCCACGCCACCGTGTTCGCGCCGTACAACCTTTTGATGTACGCGTTCTCCGCGGTGCCGGCCGGCGCGTTTCCCGACCGCAAGCGCTTCACCGCGGTCGATGCGTTGCGCGACAACTGGCAGGCGATCCGCGACGAAGCCGCGGGCCTGTTCGACCAGGGCCACATCCGCGACGCGCTGAAGGACGACGACGCCAGCTTCGCGTCGTTCCTCAAGGTCGGCTGGAAGCGTTTCTACGTGAAGTGGTACGGCGAACCGCTGCCGTCCGCGCAAAAACTTTGTCCGAAAACCGTGGAACTGGTGAACCGCATTTCCGGCGTCAAGGCCGCGATGTTCGCGCTGCTGCCGCCCGGCGTCACGCTGAATCCGCACCGCGATCCGTTCGCGGGTTCGCTGCGCTACCACCTCGGCCTGATCACGCCCAACTCGCGCGACTGCCACATCTTCGTGGACGGCCAGGAATATTTCTGGCGCGATGGCGAGGACGTGATCTTCGACGAGACCTGCGTGCACTGGGCCGAGAACAAGACCAGCAAGACGCGCGTGATCTTCTTCGCCGACCTCGAACGTCCGCTGCGTTCGCGTGTGATGGCGTGGATCAACCACCACGTCAGCAACTTCATGGGCGCGATCACCGCATCCCCGAATCAGGTCAGCGAACCCACCGGCGCGATCAACCGCCTGTTCTCGGCGCTGCGCCAGCGCCGCGAGCGAAGCCGCGGCTTCAAGCAGCGCCACCGCAAGCTGTTCAAGGCGATGAAGTTCGCGGGCAGCGTGGCGCTGCTGTGGATCCTGCTGCTGGCACCGTGGCCGCTGTTGCGCTGA